The Melospiza georgiana isolate bMelGeo1 chromosome 26, bMelGeo1.pri, whole genome shotgun sequence genome window below encodes:
- the MRPL34 gene encoding large ribosomal subunit protein bL34m → MRSGVIGGRSKMAALGPVWARAGGRSFSLLRGFPFPLLPNAPEPLPGTSNAAVLCRVPVPAWNFRQIRGKSRGNEYQPNNWKRKKTHGWIKRISTPGGVAVILRRMLKGRKSLSH, encoded by the exons ATGAGAAGCGGCGTTATTGGCGGGCGGAGCAAAATGGCGGCGCTGGGCCCGGTGTGGGCGCGGGCAGGGGGCCGCAG CTTTTCCCTGCTGCGAGGTTTTCCTTTCCCGCTGCTCCCAAACGCTCCGGAGCCTCTTCCCGGGACTTCCAACGCCGCCGTTCTCTGCCGCGTCCCGGTCCCAGCATGGAATTTCCGACAAATCCGTGGAAAATCCCGGGGGAACGAGTACCAGCCCAACAACTGGAAGCGGAAGAAGACTCATGGCTGGATCAAACGGATCAGCACTCCCGGCGGGGTCGCCGTGATCCTGCGGCGGATGCTGAAGGGCAGGAAGTCCCTGAGCCACTGA
- the DDA1 gene encoding DET1- and DDB1-associated protein 1 gives MADFLKGLPVYNKSNFSRFHADSVCKASNRRPSVYLPTREFPSEQIIVTEKTNILLRYLHQQWDKKNAAKKREQEQGELEGENSAPPRKIARTGSQDMTEDT, from the exons ATG GCAGATTTCCTGAAGGGGCTCCCGGTGTACAACAAGAGCAACTTCAGCAGGTTCCATGCGGATTCCGTCTGCAAGGCTTCC AACCGCCGGCCCTCGGTGTATTTGCCCACCAGAGAATTCCCCTCGGAACAGA TTATCGTGACAGAGAAGACAAACATCCTCCTGCGCTACCTCCACCAGCAGTGGGACAAAAAG AATGCGGCCAAGAAGCGCGAGCAGGAGCAGGGCGAGCTCGAGGGCGAGAACTCGGCCCCGCCGCGCAAAATCGCCCGGACCGGCAGCCAGGACATGACCGAGGACACTTAA
- the ANO8 gene encoding anoctamin-8 isoform X2: protein MSHKAWMKTVPTENCDVLMTFPDSTDDHTLLWLLNHIRLGIPELIVQVRHHRHTRVYAFFLTATYESLLRGADELGLRKPVKAEFGGGTRGFSCEEDFIYENIDNELGFFSSQERQSIIRYWLENLRAKQGESLHNIHFLEGQPIIPELAARGVIQQLFPLHEQRILKRLMKSWVQAVCEAQPLDDICDYFGVKIAMYFAWLGFYTSAMVYPAVFGSILYTFTDSDQTSQDISCVVFAIFNVIWATLFLEEWKRRGAEFAYKWGTLDTPAESLEEPRPQFRGTKRISPVTSAEEFYYPPWKRLLFQSLVSLPVCLACLTVVFLLMLGCFQLQELVLSIQELPRVLRFLPKIILAVIVTTCDELYKKVALWLNDMENYRLQSAYEKHLIIKMVLFQFVNSYLSLFYIGFYLKDMERLKEMLATLLITRQFLQNVREVSQPHLYRRLRRGELSVRSLRELGRALLRLLAPRPPPHGPAERGEKKCLNGGCGVPEEEEEEAAAEEERRGSDSEEESALDCGLKLKKVSFIERAERRAEPAGTEDEPFLEEGSPTMVEKGMDPAAVFELCEEEEEAEAQPGSPGRAAEPAVLARRRRREEEEGEEEGRKRNRASWIDPPEEDYSTQLTQAEVESCMKKYEDTFQDYQEMFIQFGYVVLFSSAFPLAAACALLNNVLEIRSDAFKLCTGLQRPFGQRVASIGHWQKVMEAMGVLAIMVNCYLIAQCGQLQRLFPGLSPQAAIVCVVVLEHFALLLKYVIQVAIPDIPAWVAEEMAKLEYQRREAFKKHERQAQHHFQQQQRRKREEEERQRHAELQARRDRDPARDEAAKAGDTGQDPAHDKGQAKGKSSGGSSAHGPDKPKRPSSLLATNNVMKLKQIIPLQGKFLSGGTGAAGTATARSPQSPTGSENKLPGFLSFKFLKSPETKRDAGTEKVQSPTKPFNPGKLFNFGKSEGLGANGGAAGASPQPRAGPSADAGPGKSHLNEEGAREEAENRAEEEGSGARL from the exons ATGTCCCACAAGGCCTGGATGAAAACGGTGCCCACGGAGAACTGCGACGTGCTGATGACATTCCCGG ACAGCACGGATGACCACacgctgctgtggctgctgaacCACATCCGCCTGGGCATCCCCGAGCTGATCGTGCAGGTGCGGCACCACCGGCACACGCGCGTCTACGCCTTCTTCCTCACCGCCACCTACGAGAG CTTGCTGCGCGGGGCGGACGAGCTGGGGCTGCGCAAGCCGGTGAAGGCGGAGTTCGGGGGCGGCACCCGCGGCTTCTCCTGCGAGGAGGATTTCATCTACGAGAACATCGACAACGAGCTCGGCTTCTTCAGCTCCCAG gagaggcagagcatCATCCGCTATTGGCTGGAGAACCTGCGGGCCAAGCAGGGCGAGTCCCTGCACAACATCCACTTCCTGGAGGGCCAGCCCATCA TCCCGGAGCTGGCCGCACGGGGGGTGATCCAGCAGCTGTTCCCGCTGCACGAGCAGAGGATCCTCAAGCGCCTGATGAAGTCCTGGGTGCAGGCGGTGTGCGAGGCGCAGCCCCTCG ATGACATCTGTGACTATTTTGGGGTGAAGATCGCCATGTACTTCGCCTGGCTGGGCTTCTACACCTCGGCCATGGTGTACCCGGCCGTGTTCGGCTCCATCCTCTACACCTTCACCGACAGCGACCAG ACCAGCCAGGACATCTCCTGCGTGGTCTTTGCCATCTTCAACGTCATCTGGGCCACGCTGTTCCTGGAGGAGTGGAAGCGCCGCGGCGCCGAGTTCGCCTACAAGTGGGGGACGCTGGACACCCCCGCAGAGTCCCTGGAGGAGCCGCGGCCCCAGTTCCGG GGCACCAAGCGGATCAGCCCGGTGACCAGCGCTGAGGAGTTCTATTACCCACCCTGGAAGCGCCTCCTGTTCCAGAGCCTCGTCAGCCTCCCCGTCTGCCTGGCCTGCCTCACCGTCGTCTTCCTCCTCATGCTCGGCTGCTTCCAGCTCCAG gagTTGGTGCTCAGCATCCAGGAGCTGCCGCGCGTCCTTCGCTTCCTGCCCAAAATCATCCTGGCTGTCATTGTCACCACCTGTGACGAGCTCTACAAGAAAGTGGCCTTGTGGCTCAATGACATGG agaaTTATCGGCTGCAGAGCGCCTACGAGAAACACCTCATCATCAAAATGGTCCTg TTCCAGTTCGTCAATTCCTACCTGAGCCTTTTCTACATCGGATTCTACCTCAAGGACATGGAGCGCCTCAAGGAG ATGCTGGCCACGCTGCTGATCACGCGGCAGTTCCTGCAGAACGTGCGGGAGGTGTCGCAGCCGCACCTGTACCGGCGGCTCCGGCGCGGCGAGCTGAGCGTGCGGAGCCTGCGGGAGCTCGGGCGGGCCCTGCTCCGCCTGCtcgccccgcggccgcccccgcACGGCCCTGCGGAGCGCGGCGAGAAGAAATGCCTGAACGGCGGCTGCGGCGTgcccgaggaggaggaggaggaggcggcagCGGAGGAAGAGCGGCGCGGCTCGGACTCGGAGGAGGAGAGCGCGCTGGACTGCGGGCTGAAGCTGAAGAAGGTGAGCTTCATCGAGCGCGCCGAGCGCCGCGCCGAGCCCGCCGGCACCGAGGACGAGCCCTTCCTGGAGGAGGGCAGCCCCACCATGGTGGAGAAGGGCATGGACCCCGCGGCCGTGTTCGAGCTctgcgaggaggaggaggaggccgaAGCGCAGCCCGGCAGCCCCGGCAGGGCGGCGGAGCCGGCGGTGCtggcgaggaggaggaggagggaggaggaggagggcgaggaggaagggaggaagcgCAACCGCGCCTCGTGGATCGACCCCCCCGAGGAGGATTACTCCACGCAGCTGACCCAGGCTGAGGTGGAGAGCTGCATGAAGAAGTATGAG GACACCTTCCAGGACTACCAGGAGATGTTCATCCAGTTTGGCTACGTGGTGCTGTTCTCCTCGGCCTTCCCGCTGGCGGCCGCCTGTGCGCTGCTCAACAACGTCCTGGAGATCCGCAGCGACGCCTTCAAGCTCTGCACGGGCCTGCAGAGACCCTTCGGGCAGCGCGTGGCCAGCATCGGCCACTGGCAG AAGGTGATGGAGGCCATGGGCGTCCTGGCCATCATGGTTAACTGCTACCTGATCGCTCAGTGCGGGCAGCTGCAGCGCCTCTTCCCGGGGCTCAGCCCCCAGGCCGCCATCGTCTGCGTCGTGGTGCTCGAG cacTTCGCCCTGCTCCTCAAGTACGTGATCCAGGTGGCCATTCCCGACATTCCCGCCTGGGTGGCCGAGGAGATGGCCAAGCTGGAGTACCAGCGCCGTGAGGCCTTCAAG AAGCACGAGCGGCAGGCCCAGCaccatttccagcagcagcagcgccgcaAGCGCGAGGAGGAGGAGCGGCAGCGCCACGCCGAGCTCCAGGCGCGCCGCGACCGCGACCCCGCCCGCGACGAGGCCGCCAAGGCCGGGGACACCGGGCAGGACCCGGCGCACGACAAGGGCCAGGCCAAGGGGAAAAGCTCCGGCGGCTCCTCCGCGCACGGCCCCGACAAACCCAAGCGGCCCAGCTCGCTGCTGGCCACCAACAACGTGATGAAGCTGAAGCAGATCATCCCCCTGCAGGGCAAGTTCCTGTCCGGGGGCACCGGCGCGGCCGGCACCGCCACCGCCAGGTCGCCGCAGTCGCCCACGGGCAGCGAGAACAAATTGCCGGGGTTCCTGAGCTTCAAATTCCTCAAATCGCCCGAGACTAAGCGGGACGCGGGCACCGAGAAGGTGCAGTCGCCCACCAAGCCCTTCAACCCCGGCAAGCTCTTTAATTTCGGCAAGTCCGAAGGGCTCGGTGCCAACGGGGGCGCGGCCGGAGCgtccccgcagccccgcgcGGGGCCCTCGGCGGACGCGGGGCCCGGGAAGTCGCATCTCAACGAGGAAGGGGCGCGGGAGGAAGCGGAGAACCGggcggaggaggagggcagCGGTGCCCGGCTCTGA
- the ANO8 gene encoding anoctamin-8 isoform X1 has protein sequence MSHKAWMKTVPTENCDVLMTFPDSTDDHTLLWLLNHIRLGIPELIVQVRHHRHTRVYAFFLTATYESLLRGADELGLRKPVKAEFGGGTRGFSCEEDFIYENIDNELGFFSSQERQSIIRYWLENLRAKQGESLHNIHFLEGQPIIPELAARGVIQQLFPLHEQRILKRLMKSWVQAVCEAQPLDDICDYFGVKIAMYFAWLGFYTSAMVYPAVFGSILYTFTDSDQLVPSVPQTSQDISCVVFAIFNVIWATLFLEEWKRRGAEFAYKWGTLDTPAESLEEPRPQFRGTKRISPVTSAEEFYYPPWKRLLFQSLVSLPVCLACLTVVFLLMLGCFQLQELVLSIQELPRVLRFLPKIILAVIVTTCDELYKKVALWLNDMENYRLQSAYEKHLIIKMVLFQFVNSYLSLFYIGFYLKDMERLKEMLATLLITRQFLQNVREVSQPHLYRRLRRGELSVRSLRELGRALLRLLAPRPPPHGPAERGEKKCLNGGCGVPEEEEEEAAAEEERRGSDSEEESALDCGLKLKKVSFIERAERRAEPAGTEDEPFLEEGSPTMVEKGMDPAAVFELCEEEEEAEAQPGSPGRAAEPAVLARRRRREEEEGEEEGRKRNRASWIDPPEEDYSTQLTQAEVESCMKKYEDTFQDYQEMFIQFGYVVLFSSAFPLAAACALLNNVLEIRSDAFKLCTGLQRPFGQRVASIGHWQKVMEAMGVLAIMVNCYLIAQCGQLQRLFPGLSPQAAIVCVVVLEHFALLLKYVIQVAIPDIPAWVAEEMAKLEYQRREAFKKHERQAQHHFQQQQRRKREEEERQRHAELQARRDRDPARDEAAKAGDTGQDPAHDKGQAKGKSSGGSSAHGPDKPKRPSSLLATNNVMKLKQIIPLQGKFLSGGTGAAGTATARSPQSPTGSENKLPGFLSFKFLKSPETKRDAGTEKVQSPTKPFNPGKLFNFGKSEGLGANGGAAGASPQPRAGPSADAGPGKSHLNEEGAREEAENRAEEEGSGARL, from the exons ATGTCCCACAAGGCCTGGATGAAAACGGTGCCCACGGAGAACTGCGACGTGCTGATGACATTCCCGG ACAGCACGGATGACCACacgctgctgtggctgctgaacCACATCCGCCTGGGCATCCCCGAGCTGATCGTGCAGGTGCGGCACCACCGGCACACGCGCGTCTACGCCTTCTTCCTCACCGCCACCTACGAGAG CTTGCTGCGCGGGGCGGACGAGCTGGGGCTGCGCAAGCCGGTGAAGGCGGAGTTCGGGGGCGGCACCCGCGGCTTCTCCTGCGAGGAGGATTTCATCTACGAGAACATCGACAACGAGCTCGGCTTCTTCAGCTCCCAG gagaggcagagcatCATCCGCTATTGGCTGGAGAACCTGCGGGCCAAGCAGGGCGAGTCCCTGCACAACATCCACTTCCTGGAGGGCCAGCCCATCA TCCCGGAGCTGGCCGCACGGGGGGTGATCCAGCAGCTGTTCCCGCTGCACGAGCAGAGGATCCTCAAGCGCCTGATGAAGTCCTGGGTGCAGGCGGTGTGCGAGGCGCAGCCCCTCG ATGACATCTGTGACTATTTTGGGGTGAAGATCGCCATGTACTTCGCCTGGCTGGGCTTCTACACCTCGGCCATGGTGTACCCGGCCGTGTTCGGCTCCATCCTCTACACCTTCACCGACAGCGACCAG TTGGTGCCGTCTGTCCCCCAGACCAGCCAGGACATCTCCTGCGTGGTCTTTGCCATCTTCAACGTCATCTGGGCCACGCTGTTCCTGGAGGAGTGGAAGCGCCGCGGCGCCGAGTTCGCCTACAAGTGGGGGACGCTGGACACCCCCGCAGAGTCCCTGGAGGAGCCGCGGCCCCAGTTCCGG GGCACCAAGCGGATCAGCCCGGTGACCAGCGCTGAGGAGTTCTATTACCCACCCTGGAAGCGCCTCCTGTTCCAGAGCCTCGTCAGCCTCCCCGTCTGCCTGGCCTGCCTCACCGTCGTCTTCCTCCTCATGCTCGGCTGCTTCCAGCTCCAG gagTTGGTGCTCAGCATCCAGGAGCTGCCGCGCGTCCTTCGCTTCCTGCCCAAAATCATCCTGGCTGTCATTGTCACCACCTGTGACGAGCTCTACAAGAAAGTGGCCTTGTGGCTCAATGACATGG agaaTTATCGGCTGCAGAGCGCCTACGAGAAACACCTCATCATCAAAATGGTCCTg TTCCAGTTCGTCAATTCCTACCTGAGCCTTTTCTACATCGGATTCTACCTCAAGGACATGGAGCGCCTCAAGGAG ATGCTGGCCACGCTGCTGATCACGCGGCAGTTCCTGCAGAACGTGCGGGAGGTGTCGCAGCCGCACCTGTACCGGCGGCTCCGGCGCGGCGAGCTGAGCGTGCGGAGCCTGCGGGAGCTCGGGCGGGCCCTGCTCCGCCTGCtcgccccgcggccgcccccgcACGGCCCTGCGGAGCGCGGCGAGAAGAAATGCCTGAACGGCGGCTGCGGCGTgcccgaggaggaggaggaggaggcggcagCGGAGGAAGAGCGGCGCGGCTCGGACTCGGAGGAGGAGAGCGCGCTGGACTGCGGGCTGAAGCTGAAGAAGGTGAGCTTCATCGAGCGCGCCGAGCGCCGCGCCGAGCCCGCCGGCACCGAGGACGAGCCCTTCCTGGAGGAGGGCAGCCCCACCATGGTGGAGAAGGGCATGGACCCCGCGGCCGTGTTCGAGCTctgcgaggaggaggaggaggccgaAGCGCAGCCCGGCAGCCCCGGCAGGGCGGCGGAGCCGGCGGTGCtggcgaggaggaggaggagggaggaggaggagggcgaggaggaagggaggaagcgCAACCGCGCCTCGTGGATCGACCCCCCCGAGGAGGATTACTCCACGCAGCTGACCCAGGCTGAGGTGGAGAGCTGCATGAAGAAGTATGAG GACACCTTCCAGGACTACCAGGAGATGTTCATCCAGTTTGGCTACGTGGTGCTGTTCTCCTCGGCCTTCCCGCTGGCGGCCGCCTGTGCGCTGCTCAACAACGTCCTGGAGATCCGCAGCGACGCCTTCAAGCTCTGCACGGGCCTGCAGAGACCCTTCGGGCAGCGCGTGGCCAGCATCGGCCACTGGCAG AAGGTGATGGAGGCCATGGGCGTCCTGGCCATCATGGTTAACTGCTACCTGATCGCTCAGTGCGGGCAGCTGCAGCGCCTCTTCCCGGGGCTCAGCCCCCAGGCCGCCATCGTCTGCGTCGTGGTGCTCGAG cacTTCGCCCTGCTCCTCAAGTACGTGATCCAGGTGGCCATTCCCGACATTCCCGCCTGGGTGGCCGAGGAGATGGCCAAGCTGGAGTACCAGCGCCGTGAGGCCTTCAAG AAGCACGAGCGGCAGGCCCAGCaccatttccagcagcagcagcgccgcaAGCGCGAGGAGGAGGAGCGGCAGCGCCACGCCGAGCTCCAGGCGCGCCGCGACCGCGACCCCGCCCGCGACGAGGCCGCCAAGGCCGGGGACACCGGGCAGGACCCGGCGCACGACAAGGGCCAGGCCAAGGGGAAAAGCTCCGGCGGCTCCTCCGCGCACGGCCCCGACAAACCCAAGCGGCCCAGCTCGCTGCTGGCCACCAACAACGTGATGAAGCTGAAGCAGATCATCCCCCTGCAGGGCAAGTTCCTGTCCGGGGGCACCGGCGCGGCCGGCACCGCCACCGCCAGGTCGCCGCAGTCGCCCACGGGCAGCGAGAACAAATTGCCGGGGTTCCTGAGCTTCAAATTCCTCAAATCGCCCGAGACTAAGCGGGACGCGGGCACCGAGAAGGTGCAGTCGCCCACCAAGCCCTTCAACCCCGGCAAGCTCTTTAATTTCGGCAAGTCCGAAGGGCTCGGTGCCAACGGGGGCGCGGCCGGAGCgtccccgcagccccgcgcGGGGCCCTCGGCGGACGCGGGGCCCGGGAAGTCGCATCTCAACGAGGAAGGGGCGCGGGAGGAAGCGGAGAACCGggcggaggaggagggcagCGGTGCCCGGCTCTGA
- the GTPBP3 gene encoding tRNA modification GTPase GTPBP3, mitochondrial isoform X1 encodes MALSGAMRAARGRCARALSSAVPPAAGTGATRGTGDTRGTGATRGTGDTIFALSSAPGRCGVAVIRASGPGSGAALRSLTGTPEPPPRVMALRRIRDPQTAESLDRGLVVWFPGPHSFTGEDCAELHVHGGRAVVSGVLRALGRLPGLRPAEPGEFTRRAFAHGKLDLTAAEGLRDLIGAETEAQRRQALRQMEGDLGRLYQRWSHALTQALAHLEAYIDFSEDDNVEEEVLTQVRVTVRALLQELRGHLRDGRRGELLREGVRAVIAGPPNVGKSSLLNLLCRRPAAIVSPTAGTTRDVLEVALDIGGYPLVLSDTAGLRQATDPVEREGVARARDRLCQADLVLAVLDATSVSPTPVALEAALAALEPPLGTPCVLVLNKADLLGGHRGSPSATGAQGQGPPATLLSCKTGEGLEALLELLTQQLAQLCGDPLLGSPSLTQSRHSRHLGACAAALERFGDLGDSGDLAVAAEQLRVARRELGRITGHVGAEDILDIIFRDFCVGK; translated from the exons ATGGCGCTGAGCGGGGCCATGAGGGCGGCgaggggcag GTGTGCGCGGGCACTGAGCTCGGCGGTGCCACCCGCGGCGGGCACAGGTGCCACCCGGGGCACAGGTGACACCAGAGGCACAGGTGCCACCCGGGGCACAGGTGACACCATCTTCGCGCTGTCCTCGGCGCCGGGGCGCTGCGGCGTGGCCGTGATCCGGGCCAgcgggccgggcagcggggccgccCTGCGCAGCCTCACCGGGACCCCCGAGCCCCCGCCCCGGGTCATGGCCCTGCGGCGCATCCGGGACCCCCAGACCGCCGAGAGCCTGGACAGGGGGCTCGTGGTGTGGTTCCCAG GGCCGCACAGCTTCACCGGGGAGGACTGCGCCGAGCTGCACGTGCACGGGGGGCGCGCCGTGGTCAGCGGGGTGCTGCGGGCCCTGG GCCGTTTGCCGGGGCTGCGTCCGGCCGAGCCGGGCGAGTTCACCCGCCGGGCGTTTGCCCACGGCAAGCTGGACCTGACGGCGGCCGAGGGGCTGCGGGACCTCATCGGGGCCGAGACGGAGGCGCAGCGGCGCCAGGCGCTCCGGCAGATGGAGGGCGACCTGGGCCGGCTCTACCAGCGCTGGAGCCACGCCCTCACCCAG GCACTCGCCCACCTGGAGGCCTACATCGACTTCAGCGAGGATGACAACGTGGAGGAAGAGGTTCTGACCCAAG TTCGTGTCACCGTGCGggcgctgctgcaggagctccgGGGCCACCTGCGGGACGGGCGCCGGGGGGAGCTGCTGCGGGAGGGGGTCCGGGCCGTCATCGCCGGCCCCCCCAACGTGGGCAAGAGCAGCCTGCTCAACCTGCTCT GTCGGCGCCCGGCCGCCATCGTGTCCCCCACGGCGGGCACCACGCGGGACGTGCTGGAGGTGGCCCTGGACATCGGGGGGTACCCGCTGGTGCTCAGTGACACCGCGGGGCTGCGCCAGGCCACCGACCCCGTGGAGCGCGAGGGGGTGGCCCGGGCGCGCGACCG gttGTGCCAGGCTGAcctggtgctggcagtgctggatgcCACCTCGGTGTCACCCACGCCGGTGGCTCTGGAGGCGGCGCTGGCGGCGCTGGAGCCGCCCCTGGGCACCCCCTGCGTGCTGGTGCTCAACAAGGCTGACCTGctgggggggcacagggggtccCCGAGTGCCACcggtgcccagggacagggaccacctgccaccctgctgtcctgcaagacgggtgaggggctggaggcgctgctggagctgctgacacagcagctggcacagct GTGCGGGGATCCCCTCctgggctctcccagcctgactcagagcaggcacagccgCCACCTCGGGGCGTGCGCGGCGGCCCTGGAGCGCtttggggaccttggggacagcggggacctGGCGGTGGCGGCCGAGCAACTGCGGGTGGCGCGTCGGGAGCTGGGCAGGATCACCGGGCACGTGGGCGCCGAGGACATCCTGGATAtcatttttagggatttttgtGTCGGGAAGTGA
- the GTPBP3 gene encoding tRNA modification GTPase GTPBP3, mitochondrial isoform X2 — translation MALSGAMRAARGRCARALSSAVPPAAGTGATRGTGDTRGTGATRGTGDTIFALSSAPGRCGVAVIRASGPGSGAALRSLTGTPEPPPRVMALRRIRDPQTAESLDRGLVVWFPGPHSFTGEDCAELHVHGGRAVVSGVLRALGRLPGLRPAEPGEFTRRAFAHGKLDLTAAEGLRDLIGAETEAQRRQALRQMEGDLGRLYQRWSHALTQALAHLEAYIDFSEDDNVEEEVLTQVRVTVRALLQELRGHLRDGRRGELLREGVRAVIAGPPNVGKSSLLNLLCRRPAAIVSPTAGTTRDVLEVALDIGGYPLVLSDTAGLRQATDPVEREGVARARDRLCQADLVLAVLDATSVSPTPVALEAALAALEPPLGTPCVLVLNKADLLGGHRGSPSATGAQGQGPPATLLSCKTGAGIPSWALPA, via the exons ATGGCGCTGAGCGGGGCCATGAGGGCGGCgaggggcag GTGTGCGCGGGCACTGAGCTCGGCGGTGCCACCCGCGGCGGGCACAGGTGCCACCCGGGGCACAGGTGACACCAGAGGCACAGGTGCCACCCGGGGCACAGGTGACACCATCTTCGCGCTGTCCTCGGCGCCGGGGCGCTGCGGCGTGGCCGTGATCCGGGCCAgcgggccgggcagcggggccgccCTGCGCAGCCTCACCGGGACCCCCGAGCCCCCGCCCCGGGTCATGGCCCTGCGGCGCATCCGGGACCCCCAGACCGCCGAGAGCCTGGACAGGGGGCTCGTGGTGTGGTTCCCAG GGCCGCACAGCTTCACCGGGGAGGACTGCGCCGAGCTGCACGTGCACGGGGGGCGCGCCGTGGTCAGCGGGGTGCTGCGGGCCCTGG GCCGTTTGCCGGGGCTGCGTCCGGCCGAGCCGGGCGAGTTCACCCGCCGGGCGTTTGCCCACGGCAAGCTGGACCTGACGGCGGCCGAGGGGCTGCGGGACCTCATCGGGGCCGAGACGGAGGCGCAGCGGCGCCAGGCGCTCCGGCAGATGGAGGGCGACCTGGGCCGGCTCTACCAGCGCTGGAGCCACGCCCTCACCCAG GCACTCGCCCACCTGGAGGCCTACATCGACTTCAGCGAGGATGACAACGTGGAGGAAGAGGTTCTGACCCAAG TTCGTGTCACCGTGCGggcgctgctgcaggagctccgGGGCCACCTGCGGGACGGGCGCCGGGGGGAGCTGCTGCGGGAGGGGGTCCGGGCCGTCATCGCCGGCCCCCCCAACGTGGGCAAGAGCAGCCTGCTCAACCTGCTCT GTCGGCGCCCGGCCGCCATCGTGTCCCCCACGGCGGGCACCACGCGGGACGTGCTGGAGGTGGCCCTGGACATCGGGGGGTACCCGCTGGTGCTCAGTGACACCGCGGGGCTGCGCCAGGCCACCGACCCCGTGGAGCGCGAGGGGGTGGCCCGGGCGCGCGACCG gttGTGCCAGGCTGAcctggtgctggcagtgctggatgcCACCTCGGTGTCACCCACGCCGGTGGCTCTGGAGGCGGCGCTGGCGGCGCTGGAGCCGCCCCTGGGCACCCCCTGCGTGCTGGTGCTCAACAAGGCTGACCTGctgggggggcacagggggtccCCGAGTGCCACcggtgcccagggacagggaccacctgccaccctgctgtcctgcaagacgg GTGCGGGGATCCCCTCctgggctctcccagcctga
- the PLVAP gene encoding plasmalemma vesicle-associated protein produces the protein MEKSSFAMAKFGLEHKEAMPKRDCGFYLKYIFLFTSLIQFLIILGLVLFMVYGNAQAGTDTHLRLLEEQVQSHYRRIVALGATNANLSRTLNATLKDRDKVQGMALKAQKELEKCNSSQASSSIPQLQELLFQQLRLKECQVITTLINNTCTAEKLQLQRQLDQASLSKRTLEGSRQQSQAELTKVTQEKDKCQQDLQSARTEGDLSRMELDVHKHRCSSLQSDVSEKILRVLDLAKQYQCKEAEKELGQIRERVEELLRRQKERDSLFVWRSSCELSVQQCRHNCSRDTQELQQRIQGLEKLQKDSEEERKRLQADKEKVGKELEEKRKAAAAMEESLRQQLGVCMGTKMSHLDLPGSRGPGSAARSSSFPGTGAYMELLKNPATLGTMGMQNPVELQQMLQLMEQYTATLKNASG, from the exons ATGGAGAAGAGCAGCTTCGCCATGGCCAAGTTCGGGCTGGAGCACAAAGAGGCGATGCCGAAGCGCGACTGCGGTTTTTACCTcaaatacattttccttttcacctCGCTGATCCAATTCCTGATCATCCTGGGGCTCGTGCTCTTCATGGTGTACGGGAACGCCCAGGCGGGCACCGACACCCACctgaggctgctggaggagcaggtgCAGAGCCACTACCGCAGGATTGTCGCCCTGGGTGCCACCAACGCCAACCTGAGCCGCACGCTCAACGCCACCCTGAAGGACAGGGACAAGGTGCAGGGGATGGCGCTGAAGGcgcagaaggagctggagaagtGTAACAGCAGCCAGGCCTCCAGCAGCATCCCACAG ctgcaggagctcctgttccagcagctgaggctgaAAGAGTGCCAGGTGATCACCACCCTCATCAACAACACCTGCACCG ctgagaagctgcagctgcagcgGCAGCTGGACCAGGCCAGCTTGTCCAAGAGAACCctggagggcagcaggcagcagagccaggccgAGCTGACCAAAGTGACCCAGGAGAAGGACAagtgccagcaggacctgcagAGTGCCAGGACCGAGGGCGACCtgagcaggatggagctggatgTGCACAAACAtcgctgcagctccctgcagagcgACGTGAGCGAGAAGATCCTGAGGGTTTTGGATCTGGCCAAGCAATACCAGTGCAAAGAGGCCgagaaggagctggggcagatccGGGAGCGCGTGGAGGAGCTGCTGCGGCGGCAGAAGGAGCGCGACTCGCTCTTCGTGTGGAGGAGCAGCTGCGAGCTGAGCGTGCAGCAGTGCCGCCACAACTGCTCCCGCGACacgcaggagctgcagcagaggatcCAGGGGCTGGAGAAGCTCCAGAAGGACAGcgaggaggagaggaagaggctGCAGGCGGACAAGGAGAaggtggggaaggagctggaggagaagaggaaggcGGCGGCAGCGATGGAGGAGTCGCTGCGGCAGCAGCTCGGGGTCTGCATGGGAACCAag ATGTCCCACCTGGACCTGCCGGGCTCGCGGGGGCCAGGCAGCGCCGCCCGCTCGAGCTCCTTCCCCGGCACGGGCGCCTACATGGAGCTCCTGAAGAACCCGGCCACGCTGGGCACCATGG GAATGCAGAACCCAGTGGAGCTCcagcagatgctgcagctgatggagcagTACACGGCCACCCTGAAGAACGccag CGGATAA